A genomic window from Arthrobacter sp. FW305-BF8 includes:
- the pheA gene encoding prephenate dehydratase: protein MPARRTYTFLGPEGTFTEAALLQVPDAAEAVRIPSSNVNAALDRVRDGSADAAMVPIENSVEGGVTATLDAIASGQELRIIREALVPISFVLVARPGVELSRIRRISTHGHAWAQCRLWVDQHIPGAEYVPGSSTAAAAMGLLEENAHYDAAICAPIVAAEQPSLQVLAENIGDNPGAVTRFILVSRPGVLPARTGADKTTVVVPLPEDRPGALMEILDQFATRGVNLSRIESRPTGQYLGHYFFSIDADGHVGDARLADALAGLHRISPATRFLGSYGRADAQAPVVPEHTSDDAFRAAHAWVKGILGGESPGSELPVEASPSA from the coding sequence ATGCCCGCCCGCCGCACCTATACCTTCCTCGGACCTGAGGGCACTTTTACGGAGGCGGCGCTCCTGCAGGTTCCGGATGCGGCCGAAGCCGTGCGCATCCCCTCCTCCAACGTGAACGCGGCGCTGGACCGGGTGCGGGACGGATCGGCCGATGCTGCGATGGTGCCCATCGAGAACTCGGTGGAGGGCGGCGTCACGGCCACCTTGGACGCCATTGCCTCCGGACAGGAACTGCGGATCATCCGTGAGGCCCTCGTGCCTATCAGTTTTGTGCTGGTGGCGAGGCCCGGCGTCGAACTTTCCCGGATCCGCCGGATCTCCACGCACGGGCACGCGTGGGCGCAGTGCCGGCTGTGGGTGGACCAGCATATTCCCGGCGCAGAATACGTCCCGGGTTCCTCAACAGCCGCTGCTGCGATGGGCCTGCTGGAGGAGAACGCGCACTACGACGCCGCGATCTGCGCGCCCATAGTGGCCGCTGAGCAACCAAGCCTGCAGGTGCTGGCCGAGAACATCGGCGACAATCCGGGCGCGGTGACCCGGTTCATCCTGGTGAGCCGTCCGGGCGTCCTGCCGGCGCGGACCGGCGCGGACAAGACAACGGTCGTGGTGCCCCTTCCCGAGGACCGGCCGGGCGCGCTGATGGAAATCCTGGACCAGTTCGCCACCCGCGGGGTTAACCTGAGCCGCATCGAATCCCGGCCCACCGGGCAGTACCTGGGGCACTACTTCTTCAGCATCGACGCCGATGGGCACGTCGGCGATGCCCGGTTGGCGGACGCCCTCGCCGGCCTGCACCGCATCAGCCCCGCCACGCGGTTCCTCGGTTCCTACGGCCGTGCCGATGCGCAGGCGCCCGTAGTGCCCGAGCACACGTCCGATGACGCATTCCGGGCTGCGCATGCGTGGGTCAAGGGGATACTCGGCGGCGAATCCCCGGGCTCAGAATTGCCGGTGGAAGCTTCGCCGTCAGCGTAG